TAACAAATGTAAGAAAAAAAACTTAATAAGAAAAAGTTTCCAAGAGTGGACCCGGTTTTATCAACAGTTTCCCGGAAGGCCTTCTCGAGTAAATCCTGATGGTAGTGTTGTTCCTCATCTCAGGCCCAATCCAGATACTGTTGCGCCCAGGTTTGTTAATTCAGAGGGGGTCGCAACAAAACCTGGTGAGGTATCTAAACCGTCACAACCACCCGTTTTATCCAGACCTGAAGCTCATTTTGCACCACAAGAGCCCAATACAAATCATCTCCCTCTTGAACACTCTTCTCCTAATTTGAGTTTACAAAAACAGGCTGCAATTTTTTCAAGTGCCTCTACCCTTCAGCCTCACATTGCCTCCGACAAGAATGTGCCACATCTAGATGCCAGCACGCACTCGCAGGAGAGAAGCACCTTAAGTGATACTCAAAAAATAGCTTCAAGTTCCAGCGCAATGAATGCAGCAAAGAATTTAGGGATGCCCCAAGCTCTTGTTAAAAATGATTTGGTGTCGAACAAGGTTGGAGGCATTCTCAATTCCGCTCCTTCTCAAATTACCAATAGCCTCAACACCTCTCTCTCTTCTAAGTCTTCCGTGGCTTCTACTTCCGTCTCAAAACCAGAAGTTCAAATCCTTGCTCAAGAAAATAAAAATAATGCACAAACTACCGAGAGTTCAGGTCAGAGGGGTCTTGGTTCTACAGCTGAACTCCTCGGACAAAATCTAAAGCCCCCTTCTGCTGCACTCTTGGCCGATCAGTCTCCCTTGCTGAATAATTTTAGAGGGGCAGTATTTAATTCACAGACCCCTGCTTCTTTTTTAAGTTCTTTGCTTACTTCTTCCCTTTCTGAAACGGCAAATCTTGGCTTTTTAAAAAGTATGGTTTCTTATCCTGGGCTTTCCTTGTTAGCTCCCCAATTTGTTCATGCAGAATTGGGGCAGGGAGTTGCACTTTTTAATAGTACTCAACTCAATTCTCATCTCATTCCTTTCCAGGCCAATAGTGCTTTAATGGCCTCGTTGATTTTTCAATTTCCGGAATATGCCTCTCTCTTTTATTCGATCTTAATTGGTGAAATTGCGGCACAGCTGATTCAGAGGAAGCGGGATGAAAAGGAGAGAGCCCGTCGTAAACGTGTAAATAAGTATGGGCAGATCATTCGTACAGAAGCGGCTCCCTCCATTGATGTAGATGTGCATGAGGGGCAAGAGGAGATTCGGGAAGAGATTGAAACCTGGGTGCGAATTAACAGTAAAAAAGAGACCTTGAGATTTTGGGAACAGGCCTGAATATTAAGATTTATTCTCCTTCCAAAGGAGATAAATAGAAGGATAAACCATCAGCTCTAATAAAAAGGAAGAGAATAATCCTCCCACCATCGGGGCTGCGATGCGCTTCATGACATCGGCTCCAATCCCCGTCGAATAGAGGATAGGTAAAAGCCCCAGGAAGGCGGCCAGCACCGTCATCATTTTTGGGCGCACGCGCTTGACGGCGCCATGGACGATGGCTTCGACCAGCTCATTTTTGGAATTCAGTTTTCCATTTTGCTTCGCATCGTTATAAGCCATGTTCAGATACAAAAGCATGAAGACGCCGGTCTCCGCATCCAGACCCAAAAGCGCGATAATGCCCACCCACACGGCAACAGAGAGTTGGTAATCCAGAAAATAAAGCAGCCAGATTGCGCCGATGGCAGAGAAGGGGACGGCCAGCAAAACAAGAGCTGCCTCAACGGCAGAGTTGGTGTTGAAATAGAGCAAAAGAAAAATGAGCACGAGAGTCAGAGGCACCACGTAGAGGAGTCGCTCTTTTACCCGTTCCATACTTTCGTATTGCCCACTCCACAATACTTGATAGCCCGCAGGAATTTTGAATTTTTCACGCAGTAATTTTTTGCCCTGAGAAACGAAGCCTCCCAAATCTTCTGTCTTCAGATCAAACTGCAGATAGGCCGCTTGATGACCGTTTTCATTGCGTATCATCGCAGGACCTTTTTTGATTTTTAATTCGGCAAGCTCCGAAAGTGAAATTTGTTCGCCTGTGGGAGTAATCACGGGAAGGCGTTCTAAATCGGGGAGAGAACTTCTGTTGTCGCGATTGAAACGCAGGTTGAGGGCATAACGTTCAGCGCCTAAGTAAATTGTGCTGATGTTTTCACCGCCTATGGCTTGGGAGATCATGAAGCTTGCGTCTTCCATGCTCATGTCATATTGGCCCAGCTTTTCGCGCTTGAATTCGAAGTCGATGTAATTGGTTTTGACCCGCTCACTGGAAATGGAACTTACTTGAGGATTATTTTTAAACAAACTTTCTATTTGTAATTCTATTTTTTCGATTTCTTCCAAGTTGTTGCCCAAAACTTTTATTCCTACAGGAGAGCGCAAACCTGTGGCCAGCATATCGATGCGGGCACGAATAGGTTTGGTCCAGGCATTGGTGACTCCCGGAAATTGCAGGGACAAATTCATTTCATCCTTCAGCTCTTCAGCGCCGATGTGGTCGGGCCAAAGATGTTGAAAGGGAGTTTGAAAGACTTGTGGCCAATGAGAATAAAATCTTTCTCTTTTCCGCCATTGGTCTTGGGGTTTAAGAATAATGGTGGTTTCCGTCATTGAAATTGGAGCGGGATCAGTCGCTGTCTCCGCGCGCCCTACCTTTCCAAAGACACTTTCCACTTCCGGAAATTGCATCAGGAGTTTGTCTTGCTTCTGCAGCAGATTGGCCGCCTCGGTGACGGAGATTCCAGGCAAGGTCGTCGGCATATACAAGATGGATCCTTCATAGAGAGGAGGCATGAATTCTGATCCCAAGTGAAGCAGGGGATAGAGCGTGGTAAAAAGTAAAACAAAAGAGACGAAAATTATTTTTTTGGAATGCTTCAAGCTGAAGCGGCAAATAGGTTCGTAGATTTTAAATAAGACCTTGCTGATGGGATGTTTTTCTTCGGGATAATAAGTGCCGACGCAGACTGCATTTAAGGTTTTAGTGATTGTCTTCCTCGCAAAAGCGGGGAGCCATTTTATCTTTAGACTAAACGGTTCCATCCGTGTAAAAAGCATGCGCAAGGCGGGGTCCAGGGTGATGGCAAGCAGGGCGGCAATCGCCATGACGATGTTTTTTGAATAAGCGAGCGGTTTAAAAAGTCGCCCTTCCTGATCTTCCAGACTAAAGATGGGGAGGAAGGCAATGGCGATCACTAATAGGGAAAAAAAGACGGAAGGGCCCACTTCTTTCAAAGCCTCAAGTCTCACCCGATGAAAATCTCCTTTTCGTCCTCCTGCAATCCAGAGTTCCAATTTTTTGTAGGCGTTCTCTACTTCCACAATGGCTCCATCCACGAGAACCCCCAGAGAAATGGCGATACCCGAAAGGGACATGATGTTGGAGGTGATGTGCATTTCTTTCAGCAAAATAAAGGAGAGCAAAATAGAAATCGGAATCGTCACGATGGGAATCATCGCCGAAGGGATATGCCAAAGAAAAATCAGAATCACCAAACTGACAATGAGCAGTTCATGAAAGAGTGTGGATTTGAGGGTATCGATCGATTTGAGAATAATATCCGAACGGTCGTAAGTGGTTACAATCTCAACTCCTGCGGGGAGAGAGTCTTTCAATTCATTCAAACGCTGCTTCAGCCTGTCAATCACCTGAAGCGCATTCTCGCCTTGTCGCAGGGTAACGATACCCCCCACCACTTGTCCTTCACCATTCAACTCGGCCACGCCACGTCTTAAATCTGGACCAAGTTCAACCACTCCGAGTTGTTTAATTAAAATGGAGGTATGGCTTGCGGGATCAAATTTTACTGCGACATTTTCGATGTCCTGGATATTTTTCAGGTAGCCCCGACCGCGTATCATGAATTCCTGGCCGGCCATTTCCAGAACTCTTCCGCCCACTTCCTGATTACTTTTTTTGAGGGCCTCTCGAACTTCAGCAAGACTGATATTGTAGGCCTGGAGTTTATCCGGAGCAATATTCACCTGATACTGCCTCACAAATCCGCCCACCGTGCTTACTTCCGCGACCCCTTCCACGCTTTGCAAGGAGTAGCGCAGATTCCAATCCTGAAAACTTCGCAAATCCGACAAAGAATTTTTCCCACTTTTATCAATCAAGGCATATTGAAAGATCCATCCCACCGAAGAGGCATCCGGCCCCAGTTCAACACTGGCACCGCTGGGAAGTTTTGGAGTGATCTTGGCCAACGATTCGACCATGCGAGATCGAGCCCAATACAAATCAGTTCCTTCTTCAAAAATAATATAAATAAAGGCCGACCCAAAATCGCTGATTCCGCGGATGGCCTTTACTTTGGGAGATCCCAGCAAGGCAGAGATCACAGGGTAGGTGATCTGATCTTCAATGCGATCGGCGCTTTGTTCCCATTTCGCGTAAAGAATGACCTGGGTATCCGACAGATCAGGAATGGCATCCAGAGGTGCAGTCTTGAGTGAATGGATGCCGACAAGGCACAAGAAGGCCGTGAACAATAAAACAAGGGCCCTGTTTTTTGCGCAGAATTCAATTATTTTGAGGATCATAAATTTATTTTTTCATTACTAAGACTTCAAATTCACTTCCGAATCCAAAAGAAAATTTCCTTCACTCACCACTTTTTGGGAAGTCTCCAAGCCATCCACCGCCACTTCTTTTTCGCCGCGCAGTTTAACCTGCACCTGTTGTTTTTCAAATCGTCCTTCCCCCAAGGCTAAAAAGACAAAACTTTCTTCGCCGTTGTTCACGAGGGCTGAGTTGGGGATGACCGTCATTTCCTGGCTTTCATAATTGATTTGCACTTGCAGCGCCTGATTGCCTTTCAGCATCGGAGAGGCGTCTTCCAGCAACAATCGAGTCACTATCGTTTTGGTGTTGGGATCCAAAATAGGGGAGATGGAAATGAGTTTGGCAGCATAAGCGCGAGGCTTGCCATTTTCTATCACTTGAGCCGCCGCTCCTTCTTTTAAATAAGTGGCGTCACTTTGTGGAAAAAAGGCTTCTACCCAGCTTTGAGCATTGGAATGGGGGAAAAGACTTGCTGCGACTGACTTTGGATTTTGAGCGAGTTCCTGGATTTGCTGGTCATTCAAGCCTAGGAGCATAAGCTTGTTTCTTGTGGCTTGAGCTAAACTCGGATTAGTTCTTTGAGCGATTAGAAATTCCTGTTCAGCCAGGTAGAGGTCCGCATTGGAACTGATTCTCCCGGCGGCTTTTAAGAGCAGGCTTATTTTTTTCTTTTCTACTGGGGCTACTTTGATTCCTGTTTTTTGGATTTTATCTTCGTTCAGTTGGATGGAGTGTGTGTGGTTCATTCCTCCCTCTTCTTGATAAACAGGCACCAGAGACATGCCGCAGATGGGGCAGGTTCCAGGTTTATCGCGGTGAATTTGAGGATGCATGGAACAGGTATAGTACTCTATCTTTTGCGGATGCTCATGCCCCGGCTTATCGTTTTGTATCGAATTTTCTTCTGTCTTCTCCTTTTTCGAACAGGAAGAAATCGAGAAACTGATGAGGCTTACCAGAGAAAGAATCAGTGTTGAGTGAATTATTTTTTTCATAAAGGCTCCTTTGTTTTTATTGGTTTTGTTTTTTCATTCCATTCTTCTTGAGTGATACCGCTGGCTTCTTCCAGATTTGCAAGTGCCAATCCCCATTCCTCAAAGGCCTTCCATTGCTGGATCTGAGCTTCCTGCTTTTTTTGTGTATTTTCCAATACACTCGAGAAGCTTGCCTTTCCAGCACTGTAAGCGGTCTGAGAAAGAGTCAGGGCATTTTCTAATGAGCTTAATAGAGACTTGGAGACAATTTCGTAAGTCTTTTGTGCACTTTGAAATTTACTGTAGCTTTGTCTTATTTTTTGATTCACCTCGTTTTGAATATTAATTTTATCATATTGGGCAGCGGCCAGTTCTGCCTGGGCCTTTTTTACCTGGCTGCTGTTCTTTTTGGACCACAAAGGCACACTCATCATGAATTCACTGGTCCAGGCATCTTTTTGGCCCTCTGTTGTCTCTTGTGGGTGCTGGATGTATTCCAGTTGCACACTAAAATCAGGGGCGTAAGATTTTTTGGCAGCTCTAATTTCCAATTCTTTCTTGCCAATTTCATGAGAGGCCAATTTTAATTCGGGATGTTCTGTCTTGGCATATTCCAGCAGCTCTTCCACTTTGACTTTCCAATAAGGTTTTTCAAGTTTTTGAGGGAGAGATATTTTATCTTCTATTTTGTCTGCGCAAAGTGTCCTCAGGTTGGCAATAAGTTCTGTCTCTCTTTGTCTGAGTGTTTCCTCTTCAATCTTAAGTTGGCTGATATTGGCCAGGGTAGAGAAATAGTTTGAGCTGTCCATTTTTCCCGCAGAAATTTCGTTTTCAATATTTTTGTTCAAACTCTGCAGGGTCTGTTGCATAGCCAAATTAGTCTGCTGCATCTTTTTGGTGGCAAAGAGGCTAAAGAAGTTTTGTTTGATCTTTGAAATAATCTCACGTTGTTTCGAGTCTAATCTTTCCAGATGATGAAGAGTCTCGTGTTGAATCATTTGTTTCGTAATATTTCTTTTGCCAGGAAAGGGTATTTTTTGGCGCAGAATATAGTCGATATCCATGGCCTTATTGGGAGCAGAATCCAAAGGAACTTGATAAAATCGAATGCCGATTTCGGGGTCGTCTAAACCGCTTTCGGCCTTGCTTCGATATCCTTCTGCCTGCCCTTGGGCTTGAATACTTTTGAGCTGAGGGTTTTCCTGAAGCGCGAGGGAGAGAAGTGTTTCAAGCGAGAGACTTTCTTTTTCCTCGGCCCAGGTAAATCGAGCCGCAAGACAGAAAGCCATAAGTAGAAAGATGAGCCGTAAAAAGTATTTCATTTTTAATCCTATGGATTAACTTAATGGCGCAATATTTTTTTGATTATGGAGTTTGTCATCTCGAGCATCAGCGAGAGATCCCGTTGGATTTTCAATTGTCTCCACTGGATCTCTCACTTCGCAAAGCTCCGTTCGAGATGACAGCTATCTATAGTCTATAGAAGAAAACAGGGAGGATCTTTTCTAACACTGCAGAGAAATAAATTGCTCATCAAAAGGAGGGGAGTGTACCAGCTTGTAAGAATGAGAAGAAAAAGCAGAGTCTGAATTGAAAACAACGAAAATTGTTTCCAGTGGGTTTTGCCTCAAGGCCAAATTAAGGTGTTGGTCTTGATTGTAGGTTAATGTAGGGCTTTGAACCTGCTGGCACAATTCACAGCAATCGTTTTTAATACTAATTGAGGGGGCCATTCTTTTTTTACAACACGAATGGGCATTTTGAGACAACAGAGTGTTTCCAGATTGAAAAGCCCCGCAAAATACAGGGCAAAGAGGTGACAGAAAGTAAAAAAACACAAGCAGAACACTACAAGCCTTAACAAATTTAAGTGGTTTTACGTATCGCACAGAAAAAATAGTAATTGATTGATTCAAGAAATGCAATATCCTTATTCGACTATGGACATTCCCTTATCGCCGGGAGGTTTTTCTTCCTTTCATCTGTTTTTAGCCGTTTTATGTATTTTCTTTAATGCTTTCTTTGTGGCTTCTGAGTTTGCGATGGTGAAAATCCGAAGCACCCGCTTGGAGACTTTGTATTCTCAAGGAAATATTTTTGCCCGCTGGGCAACTCCTGTGGTTGAGAACCTCAATGAGTATCTTTCGGCAACGCAATTAGGAATTACCCTAGCCAGCCTGGGCTTAGGCTGGCTAGGAGAGCCTGCTTTTGCAATTCTTCTAGAACCTTTATTTTCTTTTCTACCTATTTCTCAAAATACACTTCATACTATTTCTTTTGCTTGTGCATTTACGCTTATTAGCTTTCTCCATTTGGTGGTAGGAGAACTTGTTCCCAAACAAATGGCCATACAGATGGCCGAAAAGATTTTGCTGATAACGGCCCCTTTGTTGCGTGCATTCTATGTCCTTTTTTATCCTGCCTTAAAGCTTCTTAATTTTTTTACTAAACTGATTATGAAGGCCTTGGGCTTTAATTTGGAATACGAAGAAGCCTGCCATGATGAAGAAGAAATAAGACTAATTGTGGAAAACTCCTACGAAGATGGTTCTCTTTCTCAGCGAAAAGCTTCTTTGTTGGAAAATGTGTTTGAATTTTCGCATTCTACCGTGAAGCACATTATGGTGCCCAAACAGGATATCGTTTTTCTTTCGATTTATTCTTCTAGTAAGGAAAATCTGGATATTGCCAAGGAGTCTGGACACACGCGTTTTCCTCTTTGTGACAAGGACTTGGAACAAGTGTTGGGTTTGGTGAATGTAAAGGATATTATTTGGCATCTTGAAGATGAGCATAACCTGATTAATATTTTTGATCTTAAAAGGCCTATTCTTTTTGTCCCGGAGGGTAAACCTATCGACCAGCTGCTTCGAGAGTTCCAAACCAAAAAAATCCACATGGCTATGGTGATTGATGAATTTGGAATGACTGTAGGCTTGGTGACCTTGGAAGATGTCTTGGAGGTTATCGTAGGTGAAATTCAAGATGAGTTTGATCAGGAAGCCCCAAAAATTTTAAAAATCTCAGAAGATGAATATCGTATTGATGGCACTACGCCTATCCCGGAAGTCTCCCAGGCGTTGAATATTATACTTCATGATGAAAATAATGTTTCCATTGCAGGGTACATCATTAATTGTTTGGGTAGACTTGCTAAAGAAGGCGATCAATTGGAGTTACAAGGTTTTTCAGTTCGGGTGGAAGAGGTAAAAAGGCGCAGAATCCTTAAGCTGCATTTTTCCAAAATACAGTCAGAGGAGAATGCTTCTCCTGGAACAGAGGAAGAAATTGAAAAACAGGTCAGGAATCCCGTCTAATCTGCCTGAATAAAGGGGGCCTGCCTTAATAGGAGCCAAATTAAAAACTTCTAGTTGATCTTTTTCATGGAAGCCATCTACTATTTTTACCCAATTCTTAATAATACGGGTATTTTTAAATACTCAAACTTTCAATGGGTTTGCAATTATGGAAGATAAAAGCCTGGGCAACATTCTCATCGAGCACACTTCGCTTACTGAAGGTCAACTTCAAGAGGGTTTACTTGTTCAAAAAGAAAAAAATATCAAATTGGGTGAGGCCCTGGTTCAGCTCCGCTATTTGCGTTCGGAAGATATCTTAAAGGCCATTAGTATCCAGTTAGGCATTCCTTATGCCACAAAATTGCAGAGTGATCAGATTCCCTTTGAACTCGTGAGCAAGGTGCCTATCAATTTTTCAAAGAAGAATGAGCTCGTTCCGCTTCGAAAGGTGGGGCATGAAATCGAAGTGGCCATTGCAGATCCCATTAACATTTGTGCTTTGGACGATTTGAGAATGCTTCTGGGAACCCCTATCCGGCCCATTATTGCGAGCGCTGTTCAAATTACAGAAATTATCAACGAAGTTTATAA
The nucleotide sequence above comes from Deltaproteobacteria bacterium. Encoded proteins:
- a CDS encoding efflux RND transporter permease subunit, with translation MILKIIEFCAKNRALVLLFTAFLCLVGIHSLKTAPLDAIPDLSDTQVILYAKWEQSADRIEDQITYPVISALLGSPKVKAIRGISDFGSAFIYIIFEEGTDLYWARSRMVESLAKITPKLPSGASVELGPDASSVGWIFQYALIDKSGKNSLSDLRSFQDWNLRYSLQSVEGVAEVSTVGGFVRQYQVNIAPDKLQAYNISLAEVREALKKSNQEVGGRVLEMAGQEFMIRGRGYLKNIQDIENVAVKFDPASHTSILIKQLGVVELGPDLRRGVAELNGEGQVVGGIVTLRQGENALQVIDRLKQRLNELKDSLPAGVEIVTTYDRSDIILKSIDTLKSTLFHELLIVSLVILIFLWHIPSAMIPIVTIPISILLSFILLKEMHITSNIMSLSGIAISLGVLVDGAIVEVENAYKKLELWIAGGRKGDFHRVRLEALKEVGPSVFFSLLVIAIAFLPIFSLEDQEGRLFKPLAYSKNIVMAIAALLAITLDPALRMLFTRMEPFSLKIKWLPAFARKTITKTLNAVCVGTYYPEEKHPISKVLFKIYEPICRFSLKHSKKIIFVSFVLLFTTLYPLLHLGSEFMPPLYEGSILYMPTTLPGISVTEAANLLQKQDKLLMQFPEVESVFGKVGRAETATDPAPISMTETTIILKPQDQWRKRERFYSHWPQVFQTPFQHLWPDHIGAEELKDEMNLSLQFPGVTNAWTKPIRARIDMLATGLRSPVGIKVLGNNLEEIEKIELQIESLFKNNPQVSSISSERVKTNYIDFEFKREKLGQYDMSMEDASFMISQAIGGENISTIYLGAERYALNLRFNRDNRSSLPDLERLPVITPTGEQISLSELAELKIKKGPAMIRNENGHQAAYLQFDLKTEDLGGFVSQGKKLLREKFKIPAGYQVLWSGQYESMERVKERLLYVVPLTLVLIFLLLYFNTNSAVEAALVLLAVPFSAIGAIWLLYFLDYQLSVAVWVGIIALLGLDAETGVFMLLYLNMAYNDAKQNGKLNSKNELVEAIVHGAVKRVRPKMMTVLAAFLGLLPILYSTGIGADVMKRIAAPMVGGLFSSFLLELMVYPSIYLLWKENKS
- a CDS encoding HlyD family efflux transporter periplasmic adaptor subunit, giving the protein MKKIIHSTLILSLVSLISFSISSCSKKEKTEENSIQNDKPGHEHPQKIEYYTCSMHPQIHRDKPGTCPICGMSLVPVYQEEGGMNHTHSIQLNEDKIQKTGIKVAPVEKKKISLLLKAAGRISSNADLYLAEQEFLIAQRTNPSLAQATRNKLMLLGLNDQQIQELAQNPKSVAASLFPHSNAQSWVEAFFPQSDATYLKEGAAAQVIENGKPRAYAAKLISISPILDPNTKTIVTRLLLEDASPMLKGNQALQVQINYESQEMTVIPNSALVNNGEESFVFLALGEGRFEKQQVQVKLRGEKEVAVDGLETSQKVVSEGNFLLDSEVNLKS
- a CDS encoding TolC family protein, whose amino-acid sequence is MAFCLAARFTWAEEKESLSLETLLSLALQENPQLKSIQAQGQAEGYRSKAESGLDDPEIGIRFYQVPLDSAPNKAMDIDYILRQKIPFPGKRNITKQMIQHETLHHLERLDSKQREIISKIKQNFFSLFATKKMQQTNLAMQQTLQSLNKNIENEISAGKMDSSNYFSTLANISQLKIEEETLRQRETELIANLRTLCADKIEDKISLPQKLEKPYWKVKVEELLEYAKTEHPELKLASHEIGKKELEIRAAKKSYAPDFSVQLEYIQHPQETTEGQKDAWTSEFMMSVPLWSKKNSSQVKKAQAELAAAQYDKINIQNEVNQKIRQSYSKFQSAQKTYEIVSKSLLSSLENALTLSQTAYSAGKASFSSVLENTQKKQEAQIQQWKAFEEWGLALANLEEASGITQEEWNEKTKPIKTKEPL
- a CDS encoding HlyC/CorC family transporter; amino-acid sequence: MDIPLSPGGFSSFHLFLAVLCIFFNAFFVASEFAMVKIRSTRLETLYSQGNIFARWATPVVENLNEYLSATQLGITLASLGLGWLGEPAFAILLEPLFSFLPISQNTLHTISFACAFTLISFLHLVVGELVPKQMAIQMAEKILLITAPLLRAFYVLFYPALKLLNFFTKLIMKALGFNLEYEEACHDEEEIRLIVENSYEDGSLSQRKASLLENVFEFSHSTVKHIMVPKQDIVFLSIYSSSKENLDIAKESGHTRFPLCDKDLEQVLGLVNVKDIIWHLEDEHNLINIFDLKRPILFVPEGKPIDQLLREFQTKKIHMAMVIDEFGMTVGLVTLEDVLEVIVGEIQDEFDQEAPKILKISEDEYRIDGTTPIPEVSQALNIILHDENNVSIAGYIINCLGRLAKEGDQLELQGFSVRVEEVKRRRILKLHFSKIQSEENASPGTEEEIEKQVRNPV